Within Persephonella sp., the genomic segment AAAGTTTAAAGCCCTCGCAGACAAAAAGAAAGAGGTTTTTGATGAGGATATTGAGGCTTTGATATTAGATGAGCTTTTCAAAAGTTATGAAGAGGTTAAGCTGATATACTTTCATGTTCTGAGTGGAAACAGTGCTATTCCTTCTTCAACAGTAAAAATAGAAAAAGATGGTCAGCAGATAGTTGCCACATCTTCAGGAGATGGACCGATTGATAGTGCTCTGAAAGCCCTTGAAAAAGCTCTTGGTATAACAGGAAGGCTGAAAGATTACACAATAAGATCTCTCAGTGCAGGAAAAGATGCTATGGGTGAGGTCAGGGTAGTTGTTGATTTTGACGGAACTATAAGCTCAGGCAGAGGAACTTCAACAGACATAATTGAGGCAAGCGTAAAGGCATATCTTGACGCTTATAACAGATATCTGGCAAGAAAAACATTCATTGAAAAAAGGATAAATGAAGGAATATAAGGAGGGATAGTTGAAAGGTAAACTTTTTCTTATACTGATTTTTTTAGCAGCAGCTGCAGGAGGTTATTTTTATTACACGGGAGTTGTAAACTTTAATAAACCTAAGGTTATATTTGAGGAGAAACCCCAGTTTATAGGTGCAGATACACATTTGAGATTTAAGGTTGTGGACGACAGACCGGGAATTAACAGGGTTCAGGTTTTTGTAATCCAGAACAAAAACATAAAAATACATGAAGACCTTGAGTTTCCTGAAGGACTAAAAGAAAAAGAGTATAACCTTAAAATAGATGCAAGAAAGTTAGGACTTGTTGAGGGAAAGGCAAAAATATCCATAGTGGCTGAAGATTCTTCCCTTTTGAAAAATAAAAAGATTATCAGCTACGATGTTAAAGTTGACCTCACCCCTCCAACCTTAAGCGTCCTTTCATCTCCGGCAGGTATTATGAATGGAGGAACAGGTTTTGTTTTTTACAGAACATCTTCAGATGTTGTTAAGACAGGTGTAAAGGTTGGAAATCTTGAGTTTAGATGCTATAACGGTATTGTTGAAAACAAAAATATTTACGGTTGTGCATTTCCATACCCTTACTACTGGAGCAGAAAAAAATCAATTGTTGTATTTGCAGTTGACAGGGCAGGAAACAAAACATCTCACGCCATCATGTATTACTTTAAGAAAAAAAGATATAAAAGGTCTGTGATAAACCTATCAGACGAGTTTATAGAAACTAAGGTCAGACCCCTTTCTGATAAGGACATTCAGGATCCTGTTGAACTTTTTAAATATGTCAATGTTCAATTGAGAAAGAAAAATGAAGATCTGATACACAAAATTACATCAGAAGTTTCAATAAAAGAGCCTCTTTTTAGAAGGAATTTCCTTCAGTTGAAAAATTCAAAGATGCTGGGAGGTTTTGCAGATTACAGAAAGTATAGATACAAAGGAAGGCTGATAAAAGGGGCTGACGCATACCACAAAGGAATGGATTTTGCTTCTATAAAAAATGCTTCAGTGCAAGCTGCAGAGGACGGAAAGGTTGTCTTCACAGGTTTTATTGGTATCTACGGCAATTCTGTGATTATTGAACACGGAATGGGAGTTTTTACCCTCTACTCACATCTTGCTGAGATACATGTAAACAAGGGAGACGAGGTAACGAGGGGAACAGAGATAGGACTTACAGACACAACAGGGCTTGCTGTAGGTGATCACTTACATTTTGGGGTTCTGGTGCAGGGGCTTGAGGTTCACCCTATAGAATGGCTTGACAGAAGATGGATAAAAACAAGGTTTCTTGATGAATATAAAAGGATAAAAAATCTTTATGGAGGTCAGTAGATGAAATTTTTTATTGATACTGCAGACATTAATGAGATAAGGGCAGCAAACGAACTGAAAATACTTGACGGTGTGACCACAAATCCAACACTAATTGCCAAAACAGGAAGACCGTTTATGGAGGTTGTTAAGGAGATACTTGAGGAAATTCCGGACAAACCTGTATCTTTAGAGGTTGCAAGCACAGATTATGAAGGGATGGTAAGAGAAGGTGAGATGCTTGCACAGCTTGGGAAGAATGTTGTAATAAAAATACCTGTTACAATTGATGGACTAAAAGCTGTCAAATATTTTGAGTACAAAGGTATAAAAACAAACGTTACACTTGTATTTTCCCCTGCACAGGCACTGCTTGCAATGAAAGCAGGTGCATCTTACATATCACCCTTTGTAGGAAGGCTTGATGATATCAGCCACACAGGTATGGAGCTTATATCCCAGATAAGAACAATAATAGACAACTACGGCTTTAATACCGAGATTATTGTGGCAAGTGTGAGAAATCCTATGCATGTTATTGAATCTGCATTGATAGGGGCTGATATTGCAACAATACCTTATAAGGTTATATCACAGCTTGTTAAACACCCATTGACAGATATAGGACTTGAAAGATTTTTAAAAGACTGGGAATCTGTCCCTGAAAAACCTTTCTAAAATGAAGTACAGGAAGAAAGGGATTAAGAAAGAGCATCACATTATAGAAGATGGAGAAGAAGCCCTTCAAGATCTTATAAAAAAAGGGCTTGTTAAGTCTGTCATTCCCGGAAGAATAAAAACAACACCAAAGGGTCAGCCAGGGAACTTAAGGCTGACCTTTCAATATGAAACAAATTCAGGTGCCAAACTTCTTCTAAAAAAAGGTTCAACAGTTCAGGAAGTTTTTGTGGTGACCTCTGATACAGAAAGGTTAAAGGATTATCTAAACAAAAAATATCCAAAAAGCTAAAGCTTTCAGAGACTTTTTCCGAAATTATTGATAAACAAAGAGTTTCGGGCTTTATAATAGGTTAATAACAACCCTTTTGTCATATTAAATATTTCAGATTTTATCACATATGTTCTGAATTTCAAAAAAATTTTTTTCTTATTTTTCCAGATAAATCCCCTTATAATAGTCCCTACACAAAATAAGAGGGGTGAAATAATTGGACATCTGGGGTTCAATACTTTCCTCTATCTCAAGGAGGGTGGATAAATCAACCCTCAACCTCCTCAAAGGAATACAGAAAGCAGAATATAGGAACGGACAGCTCTACATTTCAACCCCAGATGTTGTTTATAAAGAATGGCTTGAGACAAACCTGCTTGAAGAGATAAGAGAGTCTGCTGTAGACCTTTTAGGTGACAACCTTGAGGTTTACATACTATCTTCTGATCAGGAACAGGTTGAACAAGAAATTAAAAGCACAGAAAAGAAAACCCCTTACCGGCTCACAAACCTTAATCCTAAATTTACATTTTCAAACCTGATTATAGGAAACTGCAATAAAATAGCCTATCAGGCATGTATATCTGTTGCTGATAATCTGGGTAGTATATACAACCCTCTTTTTATATACGGAGATGTTGGACTTGGGAAAACCCACCTTCTCCACGCAACAGCACATCAGGTTCTGTCTAAAAACCCAAAAGCAAACATCATATACACAACAGCAGACACATTTATGTCAGAGCTTATTTATTATCTAAGGAACGGATCTATACTTGAGTTTAGAAAAAGGTACAGAGATGTAGATCTTCTTCTTATTGATGATGTTCAGTTTCTTCAAGGAAAAGAAAGGACACAGATTGAGCTCTACCACATATTTAATGCCCTTCATCTGATAGGAAAGCAGGTCATTCTTTCCTCAGATACTCCCCCTAAAAATTTGAAAGGTCTTCAGGAAAGGTTAAGAAGCAGATTTGCAAGCGGGCTTGTTGTAGAGGTAAAAGCACCAGATCTGCAGACAAAACTCTCAATAATAAGAAAAAAATCTAAAGAGATGGGAATATACCTTCCTTCAGATGTATGTCTGCTGATAGCAAAGACTGTCAACTCCAATGTTAGAGAGCTTGAAGGCTCACTTAACAAGCTGAAAGCTTACAGTGACCTTATGGGAAGAACCATAACCCTTGATATGGCAAGGGAGGTTCTAAAGGATCTTTTTGAGCTTAAAGAGATGGAAACTTCCCTTTCTATTGAAAAGATACAGAAAGAAGTCTCCAGCTACTTTGGTGTTAACATAAATGAGATGCTGGGGAATTCAAGAAAGAAAAAGGTTACCATGGCAAGACAGATAGCGATGTATCTCTCAAGATACCTTACAGACAAAACACTTAACGAGATATCAAAAGCATTTAAGAAAAAAGACCACACAACAGTTTTGAATGCCATAGAAAAGGTTGAAAAAACAATGGAAAAGGACAGAAAATTTAAGCTGACCGTTGAGTTTTTAAGGGATAAAATACTGACCTCCTGATTTTCCTCCCTAACTTTAGATAGAAATATTTTTTGATTTTCTAAATCTTGTCTGCTGATACTCTTGTGTATGCGTATGTTTTCATTTTAAGTATAAACTAAAGATATATGTTCTTTTAATATTTTGAGTTTATTTCTAAGTTCTTTATTTACAGGTTCTATCTTTTTTTCATAAAAAGTTTTATATCTATCCTTTATTTCAGGTAAATATTTAGAGAGTTCTTTTTCGGTTTTTAAAAATTCTTTAACTTCATCTAAACTTAGCTTATTAAAATTTTTTACAATTTCATTTCTCGTGTGAAACATATCTTCAAGTTCAAAAGTATCATCTAAGTCTATATGTTCAACATCTATCTTGTAATGCTTTAATAAATCCTGAATATTCAGAGTTTTCATCTTTAACAACCTCTCTATAACTACTGTTTTTACAATCTTCTCTTAAATATGTGTCAAAATCCATCATTTGAAAATACTCTTCTAAAGTATCGGATTTCCATAAATAGAAACATGTTAATATTCTATTTGTTTCATATATAACTATTAAAAGCCATTTAGTTTTAGAATTAAAAAAGATCACCTTATCTATACAGTCTTGCAACTGTCTAATAAGGTAAAACTTATCTGCGTTCCTAATGGTTTCCTTTATTTTTTCAATATATTCTTTTGCGGTTTTTATTAAACCTTCTTTTTTCCTTTTAAGAACATGTTTACTAAAATTTTCTTCTGGAAAATCTAAGCCACAAATATGCATCTAATTTTTCTCTTTTTTCTTTAAATATCATGTAAATTTTACCACATGACTATATTTTGATAATAAAAATATAAAAATTAATATTTCTTTATAAAAGTTTAATATAAAACAAAGAACGACTGTTTACTTAGTAGTTTTTAACTTTATTATCCATACATCTTTTTCACAATTCCTAAATGACTAAGTCCAACCAGCAATCGAATATCCATCATTTGTTTCTACTTCTGAAGAGACAACTAATGAGCTATAAAAATCTAATTTCCTAAAGGGGGATTTTATCTTTGCTAAAGATAAGCCTTTTCATAATCCCCCTCCTTAAAGTTTATTATCTTCGTGTATATCTTCTTGTAAATCTTCTTTTCTGGTTTCTTGTTTCCATACTTTTTTCAGAAAGGTTAACAAGATTTATGTCAGCTTTTGTTTTTCGCTGGATCTGTCTGAGGATATGATCTTCTGAAGGAACCATTATGGATATAGCTGTTCCTTCCTTTCCTGCCCTTCCTGTTCTGCCTATTCTGTGAATGTAGCTTTCAACATCTTTTGGAAGAGAGTAGTTCATAACAAGGTCAACACCT encodes:
- a CDS encoding M23 family metallopeptidase is translated as MKGKLFLILIFLAAAAGGYFYYTGVVNFNKPKVIFEEKPQFIGADTHLRFKVVDDRPGINRVQVFVIQNKNIKIHEDLEFPEGLKEKEYNLKIDARKLGLVEGKAKISIVAEDSSLLKNKKIISYDVKVDLTPPTLSVLSSPAGIMNGGTGFVFYRTSSDVVKTGVKVGNLEFRCYNGIVENKNIYGCAFPYPYYWSRKKSIVVFAVDRAGNKTSHAIMYYFKKKRYKRSVINLSDEFIETKVRPLSDKDIQDPVELFKYVNVQLRKKNEDLIHKITSEVSIKEPLFRRNFLQLKNSKMLGGFADYRKYRYKGRLIKGADAYHKGMDFASIKNASVQAAEDGKVVFTGFIGIYGNSVIIEHGMGVFTLYSHLAEIHVNKGDEVTRGTEIGLTDTTGLAVGDHLHFGVLVQGLEVHPIEWLDRRWIKTRFLDEYKRIKNLYGGQ
- the fsa gene encoding fructose-6-phosphate aldolase, with product MKFFIDTADINEIRAANELKILDGVTTNPTLIAKTGRPFMEVVKEILEEIPDKPVSLEVASTDYEGMVREGEMLAQLGKNVVIKIPVTIDGLKAVKYFEYKGIKTNVTLVFSPAQALLAMKAGASYISPFVGRLDDISHTGMELISQIRTIIDNYGFNTEIIVASVRNPMHVIESALIGADIATIPYKVISQLVKHPLTDIGLERFLKDWESVPEKPF
- the dnaA gene encoding chromosomal replication initiator protein DnaA, which gives rise to MDIWGSILSSISRRVDKSTLNLLKGIQKAEYRNGQLYISTPDVVYKEWLETNLLEEIRESAVDLLGDNLEVYILSSDQEQVEQEIKSTEKKTPYRLTNLNPKFTFSNLIIGNCNKIAYQACISVADNLGSIYNPLFIYGDVGLGKTHLLHATAHQVLSKNPKANIIYTTADTFMSELIYYLRNGSILEFRKRYRDVDLLLIDDVQFLQGKERTQIELYHIFNALHLIGKQVILSSDTPPKNLKGLQERLRSRFASGLVVEVKAPDLQTKLSIIRKKSKEMGIYLPSDVCLLIAKTVNSNVRELEGSLNKLKAYSDLMGRTITLDMAREVLKDLFELKEMETSLSIEKIQKEVSSYFGVNINEMLGNSRKKKVTMARQIAMYLSRYLTDKTLNEISKAFKKKDHTTVLNAIEKVEKTMEKDRKFKLTVEFLRDKILTS
- a CDS encoding DUF2103 domain-containing protein; this translates as MKYRKKGIKKEHHIIEDGEEALQDLIKKGLVKSVIPGRIKTTPKGQPGNLRLTFQYETNSGAKLLLKKGSTVQEVFVVTSDTERLKDYLNKKYPKS